The stretch of DNA TGCTATCGACTGGAATGAAATAATTCAATAAACTGATGGTGCCGGTGAGACACAAAATTCCCATAACTAAACCATTTAGCCAAGAATAGCCAATGCGTGCTCCCATATCTTTCCAGCCAGGATGACCAATATAAATTGTGGTCGGAAAGCAGGAGCCAAAAAGCGCGGCCACCAGGGTGCCAATCCCATCAACCGCGAGGGCTGGGGTCGCTGGAAACTTATCTCCCGCTGCCTCTGCACTTTCAAGGTTTTGCAGACTACCAATCAAGCTAAAAAGTCCCATGGGTAAAATGATGCTGAAATAGGAAATTAGCTCAGTGCGAGCTTCCCAGAGATTACCGAGCCACAATTGAGGTAGATAAAATTGAATGGGGGTAATCACTGTAGAAAATTGACCGCCATCCCAACTCAGGAGGCCAGTTGCCCAAGCTAGGGCCGTGCCAAAGATGATCGCCAGTAATCCCCCTGGCAATGGAAAATTTACTTTGCCGTAGTAGGTAAGCAAGATGATACCCAACGGCAAAAAAGCAACCACAGGATGGGCATAAGTGCGCAGCATAAACCCAAGAGAAATAAAGGTGAGGGCAATGCCTGCCAAGGTCGAAAGGAGGGCTGCTCGGGGAGCAAAGCGCCTTAAGTAGTCGGCAATCCAAGCGCCCCCTAGTTCAATAATGCCGGACCCAAGACAGGCAATAATACCTGCTTGCCAAGCTAATTCTGCTGCTTGTTCGGAACTGGCGCCATTGGCGATCGCCTGGAGACGGACAGGCAACATCACGAGAAAAATATAAGCAAATAAACTGATGGTATTGATGCCATAGGGAAGGGCAGT from Picosynechococcus sp. PCC 7002 encodes:
- a CDS encoding NCS2 family permease — its product is MITVPGGTIKPHWFVRRDLDGFFGLALNNFVQILVIVSLTQGVLQFPAELLYGRILPGSALSLIVGNAYYSWLAYKQGCAEQRDDITALPYGINTISLFAYIFLVMLPVRLQAIANGASSEQAAELAWQAGIIACLGSGIIELGGAWIADYLRRFAPRAALLSTLAGIALTFISLGFMLRTYAHPVVAFLPLGIILLTYYGKVNFPLPGGLLAIIFGTALAWATGLLSWDGGQFSTVITPIQFYLPQLWLGNLWEARTELISYFSIILPMGLFSLIGSLQNLESAEAAGDKFPATPALAVDGIGTLVAALFGSCFPTTIYIGHPGWKDMGARIGYSWLNGLVMGILCLTGTISLLNYFIPVDSSMAIVLWIGIVIVTQSFTATPLHHAPAVVMGLLPGIAAWGALIAKNTLRVAGLGNPDAPFSEALISGFEASDTFITGAFALEQGLILSAMILAAMTVHIIEQEFGKAALWTLGAAVLSWLGLIHAYQWTPGDTILRIGWGAGATWAAGYLLLTILLVYVQWTHKKQPQSDTEEIEI